From Longimicrobiaceae bacterium, a single genomic window includes:
- a CDS encoding DNA/RNA non-specific endonuclease: MSQALPRRSVRVLLTAFAVLAVASCSGDRTVPTAPRTDPSQPRLTTFPSAIYHNHLEFGTPKDASSADDYIISRRTQALSYNCAKGIPNWVSWNLNKTHFGDAARSSSFTTDVSLPTGCYRVTTSDYTNSGYSRGHMTRSEERTWSVADNKEVFQMTNILPQYQDMNGGPWYKFEQYLQDQAQISNKEMYVISGGYGSRGTLNNAGKVAINTRNYKIVVIMPYGQGLANVTSTSSLQVIAVDMPNITGISTQPWTAYTTTVDKIEAATGYNFLDKLPDSIETYWESR; encoded by the coding sequence ATGTCCCAAGCGCTGCCCCGCCGTTCCGTTCGCGTGCTCCTCACCGCGTTCGCCGTCCTCGCCGTAGCTTCCTGCTCGGGGGACAGGACGGTCCCCACCGCGCCACGCACGGATCCCAGCCAGCCCCGGCTCACGACGTTCCCGTCGGCCATCTACCACAACCACCTGGAGTTCGGCACGCCAAAGGACGCGAGCTCGGCCGACGACTACATCATCTCGCGCCGCACGCAGGCCCTGTCGTACAACTGCGCCAAGGGCATCCCCAACTGGGTGTCGTGGAACCTGAACAAGACGCACTTCGGCGACGCGGCCCGCTCCAGCAGCTTCACCACCGACGTGTCGCTCCCCACGGGCTGCTACCGCGTGACCACCAGCGACTACACCAACAGCGGCTACAGCCGCGGGCACATGACCCGCAGCGAAGAGCGCACCTGGTCGGTGGCGGACAACAAGGAGGTGTTCCAGATGACGAACATCCTCCCGCAGTACCAGGACATGAACGGCGGCCCGTGGTACAAGTTCGAGCAGTACCTTCAGGACCAGGCGCAGATCAGCAACAAGGAGATGTACGTGATCTCCGGCGGCTACGGCAGCCGCGGCACGCTGAACAACGCCGGCAAGGTGGCGATCAACACGCGCAACTACAAGATCGTGGTGATCATGCCGTACGGGCAGGGGCTGGCTAACGTGACCAGCACCAGCAGCCTGCAGGTGATCGCGGTGGACATGCCCAACATCACCGGCATCTCCACGCAGCCGTGGACGGCGTACACGACCACGGTGGACAAGATCGAGGCGGCCACCGGCTACAACTTCCTGGACAAGCTGCCCGACAGCATCGAGACGTATTGGGAGAGCCGGTGA